From Butyricimonas paravirosa, one genomic window encodes:
- a CDS encoding dihydrofolate reductase has translation MVLSIIVAAAENNVIGRDNGLIWRLSADLKRFKALTTGHTILMGRKTFESIGRALPNRRNIVISRNPEFEAAGCEVVHSVEEALELTKNEDEVFVTGGGTIYKKLWDKADRLYLTVVHQECEGDTVIPSVDPEVWREVAREVGKADEKNECDYTFINYERVK, from the coding sequence ATGGTTTTATCAATAATAGTAGCAGCGGCAGAGAATAATGTTATCGGAAGGGATAACGGGTTGATATGGCGACTTTCGGCTGATTTGAAACGTTTTAAGGCTTTGACCACGGGGCATACGATATTAATGGGACGGAAGACGTTCGAGTCGATCGGTCGGGCATTGCCTAACCGGAGAAATATTGTTATTTCCCGGAATCCGGAATTCGAGGCCGCTGGATGCGAGGTAGTGCATAGCGTGGAGGAGGCTTTGGAGTTGACGAAAAATGAAGACGAGGTGTTCGTGACCGGGGGCGGGACGATTTACAAGAAGTTGTGGGATAAAGCAGATCGGTTGTATCTTACTGTTGTCCATCAGGAATGCGAGGGCGATACGGTGATTCCGTCTGTTGACCCCGAAGTTTGGAGAGAGGTCGCGAGAGAAGTGGGGAAGGCGGATGAGAAAAATGAATGTGATTACACGTTTATAAATTACGAGCGGGTAAAATGA
- a CDS encoding CDP-glycerol glycerophosphotransferase family protein, with protein sequence MKIVLFCEQKYAINILQPLEVEANKEGGHSVIWYVQPKNIPDFPLKDEVKWTNSIQEIYDFSPDVLFVPCNIVPYYLPGVKIQIFHGYAAEKKDHWVIRRYFDTYFTQGPFFTEGFKALAKKYKDFEVVETGWPRQDWIYENLHTFDAEKNALLRKHRKSKLALYAPTFSPSLTSLPFIKEGLEKLAREKDVLLILKFHPLTRSEWMEAYRQLAEKHENMLWVEDHNITKYQIMADVMISDTSSTVYEFLLLDKPVITYKTIAKDIYWLDIQHPEDLPDAFDLVLQDAALASKRKWIIDNYDPYLDGKVCHRMLDAARDYISRHGVPKKRKLNLWRKYTSIKKFGKVKRR encoded by the coding sequence ATGAAAATTGTACTATTTTGCGAACAAAAATACGCGATAAATATTTTACAACCTCTCGAAGTCGAGGCCAATAAAGAAGGGGGACATTCCGTGATATGGTATGTTCAACCTAAAAATATTCCGGACTTTCCGTTAAAAGACGAGGTGAAATGGACAAACAGCATACAGGAAATCTACGATTTTTCCCCGGATGTCCTATTCGTTCCCTGCAACATCGTTCCCTACTATTTGCCGGGAGTGAAAATACAAATCTTTCACGGCTACGCTGCCGAGAAAAAGGATCATTGGGTAATCCGCCGTTATTTTGACACCTATTTTACCCAAGGCCCATTCTTCACGGAAGGCTTTAAAGCACTTGCCAAAAAATACAAGGATTTTGAAGTTGTAGAAACAGGATGGCCTCGCCAAGACTGGATTTATGAAAATCTCCACACTTTTGACGCTGAAAAAAACGCACTACTCCGAAAGCACCGGAAAAGCAAATTGGCCTTGTATGCCCCAACCTTTTCTCCATCGTTAACTTCCTTGCCATTCATAAAAGAGGGACTGGAAAAATTAGCCCGGGAAAAAGATGTCTTACTCATTCTGAAATTTCACCCGTTAACCCGGAGTGAATGGATGGAAGCATACAGGCAATTGGCCGAGAAACATGAAAATATGCTTTGGGTAGAGGATCACAATATCACGAAATACCAGATCATGGCCGATGTCATGATTAGTGACACCTCTTCGACCGTGTACGAATTCTTGCTACTCGACAAACCAGTCATCACGTACAAAACCATTGCCAAAGATATTTACTGGCTGGATATTCAACATCCGGAAGATCTTCCCGACGCCTTCGATCTCGTACTTCAAGATGCAGCACTCGCCTCAAAACGCAAATGGATCATCGACAACTACGACCCCTATCTGGACGGGAAAGTCTGCCACCGTATGCTTGACGCCGCCAGAGACTATATCTCCCGCCACGGAGTACCCAAGAAACGAAAATTAAATCTTTGGCGTAAATACACCAGTATCAAGAAGTTCGGCAAAGTCAAAAGAAGATAA
- a CDS encoding CDP-glycerol glycerophosphotransferase family protein has product MKRYLFFVSLSYAYPILRPIQSEIWRRGDDVAWFFTSPCDQYLHEGEKQLKTIKEVMEYNPIAVFAPGNKVHDFFPGVKVQVFHGFSIDKRPGRGDHFRIRGLFDIFCTQGSTSTPHFLELEKQYRHFKVYETGWSKTDLFFPLVPKEKNPVPTILYASTFTPGITSTPHLYDEIARLAKEKNWQWLITFHPKMSPEIVEKYKNLANSLDNVSFYDGDNNVELLQKADVLLCDSSSIIIEFLFFDKPVVTYKNTSPGNYLIDVDSPELIEPAIEKALTHPKELMDNIRKYTDSHQPYRDGRCSARILDAVDDFIAKYKGKIKRKPLNLFRKLQTRWQVKYFPFGPRHTASK; this is encoded by the coding sequence ATGAAAAGGTATTTATTCTTTGTTTCGTTATCATACGCTTATCCTATTTTAAGACCCATCCAATCAGAGATTTGGCGACGAGGAGATGATGTCGCATGGTTCTTCACCTCTCCTTGTGATCAATATTTACATGAAGGGGAAAAACAATTGAAAACAATCAAAGAAGTCATGGAATACAATCCGATTGCCGTCTTTGCCCCGGGGAATAAGGTACATGATTTCTTTCCCGGTGTTAAAGTCCAAGTTTTTCATGGTTTCTCGATAGACAAGCGTCCCGGAAGAGGCGATCATTTCCGCATCCGGGGATTATTCGACATATTCTGCACGCAAGGAAGTACTTCCACCCCTCATTTTCTGGAACTTGAAAAACAATATCGGCATTTCAAGGTATATGAAACTGGTTGGAGTAAAACCGATCTATTTTTTCCGCTCGTCCCGAAAGAAAAAAATCCGGTACCGACTATTCTATACGCCTCAACGTTTACTCCCGGCATAACTTCTACCCCCCATTTATACGATGAAATCGCACGGTTGGCCAAAGAAAAAAACTGGCAATGGTTAATTACCTTCCATCCGAAAATGTCTCCGGAAATCGTGGAAAAATACAAGAATCTGGCCAATTCATTAGATAACGTCAGTTTCTACGATGGAGATAATAACGTGGAACTTCTGCAAAAAGCGGATGTCCTCCTATGTGACAGTTCATCCATCATCATCGAATTCCTGTTCTTTGACAAACCTGTCGTAACTTACAAAAACACGTCTCCGGGGAATTATCTTATCGATGTAGATTCCCCCGAGTTGATTGAACCTGCTATTGAAAAAGCCCTAACGCATCCCAAAGAACTAATGGATAATATCCGAAAATACACCGATAGTCATCAACCTTATAGAGATGGGCGCTGTTCAGCCCGCATTCTCGATGCCGTGGATGACTTTATCGCCAAGTACAAGGGGAAAATTAAAAGAAAACCGCTCAATCTTTTTCGAAAATTACAAACCCGTTGGCAGGTAAAGTATTTTCCTTTCGGACCCCGCCACACGGCCTCAAAATGA
- a CDS encoding Kdo domain containing protein — MIDYQINPKYKSLEKAILDIPRRFDREGEVIDNKRNVIKILEVEGERFNVKSFKTPNVINQFAYAYVRKGKAQRSFEYANTLLERGVDTPEPIAYIVYRNVFGVTRSFYISRQEEYDYTFRDLRVKRPADLEFILREFTRFTYHFHTQSIYFIDHSPGNTLIRREGERVHFMLVDLNRIKFMTISPLVGLKNFYRLNATDDMIDIIADEYARLTHSDAMEMTRLLKEWTHAHDEQVLKRKAKKKS; from the coding sequence ATGATTGATTACCAAATTAATCCGAAATACAAGTCATTGGAAAAGGCCATTCTGGATATTCCTCGTCGTTTTGATCGGGAAGGAGAGGTCATTGATAATAAGCGGAACGTGATTAAGATATTGGAGGTGGAAGGAGAACGTTTTAACGTGAAATCCTTTAAGACACCCAATGTCATTAATCAATTCGCGTATGCTTACGTGCGGAAGGGAAAGGCTCAACGTTCGTTCGAGTACGCGAATACGTTGTTGGAGAGGGGTGTGGATACCCCGGAACCGATTGCTTATATCGTTTATCGGAATGTCTTCGGGGTAACCCGTAGTTTTTATATTTCCCGGCAGGAAGAGTATGACTATACTTTTCGGGATTTGCGGGTGAAACGTCCGGCTGATCTGGAATTTATTTTACGGGAGTTCACCCGGTTCACGTATCATTTTCACACGCAATCCATCTATTTTATCGATCATTCACCGGGGAACACGTTGATCCGGAGAGAGGGTGAACGGGTTCATTTTATGTTGGTTGACTTGAACCGGATCAAGTTCATGACGATTTCCCCGTTGGTGGGATTGAAGAACTTTTACCGCTTGAATGCAACAGATGATATGATTGATATTATCGCGGACGAATATGCCCGGTTGACACATTCGGACGCGATGGAAATGACCCGCCTGTTGAAAGAGTGGACTCATGCCCACGATGAGCAGGTGCTCAAACGGAAAGCCAAGAAGAAGAGTTAG
- a CDS encoding O-methyltransferase codes for MLEMDAELEQYILAHSEPEGEVLAELSRATHLNVLRPRMLSGNLQGQFLKMICRMIGARRVLEIGTYTGYAAISMAAGLEEGGVLHTIDVNDELEDFTRQYIEKSGLQERIVFHVGDACEIIPTLDEMFDLVFIDADKREYSEYYRLVFDKVRHGGIIVADDVLWDGKVADPRVKPDAQTKGILDFNEMVQADSRVENILLPVRHGLMIVRKV; via the coding sequence ATGTTGGAAATGGATGCTGAATTGGAACAATATATACTGGCGCATAGCGAGCCGGAGGGGGAAGTGTTGGCCGAGTTGTCAAGGGCGACCCATCTGAATGTATTGCGTCCGAGAATGTTATCCGGGAATTTGCAAGGGCAGTTCCTGAAAATGATATGCCGGATGATAGGCGCCCGTCGGGTGCTGGAGATCGGGACGTACACGGGGTATGCCGCTATTTCGATGGCTGCCGGGTTGGAGGAAGGGGGTGTGCTGCACACGATCGACGTGAACGATGAGTTGGAAGATTTCACTCGCCAATATATTGAAAAAAGCGGTTTGCAAGAGCGTATCGTTTTTCACGTGGGGGATGCTTGTGAGATTATTCCCACGCTGGATGAAATGTTTGACCTGGTGTTTATCGATGCCGATAAACGGGAATATTCGGAATATTACCGCTTGGTGTTTGATAAGGTTCGTCACGGGGGAATCATTGTCGCGGACGACGTGTTGTGGGATGGTAAGGTGGCGGACCCGCGGGTGAAACCGGATGCCCAAACGAAAGGTATATTGGACTTTAATGAAATGGTGCAGGCTGATAGCCGGGTGGAGAATATCCTGTTGCCTGTTCGTCACGGGCTAATGATCGTGAGAAAAGTTTAG
- a CDS encoding sugar phosphate nucleotidyltransferase, whose product MKAIILAAGIASRLRPLTNDRPKCLLKIGDRSLLERTIDALLENNIREIVIVTGYLHEMLESFVQTRYPSLSVKFIHNELYATTNNIYSLWLALPEVQQEKEIILLDSDILFDPLMIKILRDAPHANCLALDSHKLGEEEIKVIVNGKNQITELSKTCSIEKAIGESIGIEKISHAYLLALHEELEHMILHEKLDNVFYELAFERLIARGQYFYPVDTSAYFSMELDTPEDFHDAINRIPKHLQA is encoded by the coding sequence ATGAAAGCTATAATCCTTGCCGCGGGCATTGCCTCCCGGTTACGACCGCTCACAAACGATCGGCCGAAATGCCTGCTAAAAATAGGCGATCGTTCTTTGTTGGAAAGAACGATTGATGCCTTATTGGAAAATAATATCCGTGAAATTGTTATCGTTACCGGATACTTGCATGAAATGCTGGAATCCTTCGTGCAAACTCGCTACCCTTCTTTAAGCGTCAAATTCATCCACAATGAACTTTACGCCACCACCAATAACATATATTCCTTGTGGCTGGCATTACCCGAAGTTCAACAGGAAAAAGAAATTATTCTACTTGACAGCGACATTTTATTTGATCCGCTCATGATAAAAATATTACGGGATGCCCCTCATGCTAACTGCCTGGCACTGGACAGTCATAAACTCGGGGAGGAAGAGATCAAAGTCATCGTGAACGGGAAAAATCAAATCACGGAACTCAGCAAAACGTGTTCCATAGAAAAGGCCATCGGTGAATCCATCGGCATTGAAAAAATATCTCATGCCTATCTCCTTGCCCTACACGAAGAACTGGAACACATGATCCTACACGAAAAACTGGATAATGTTTTTTATGAATTAGCCTTCGAACGCTTGATTGCACGAGGACAATATTTCTATCCGGTGGACACGAGCGCCTATTTCTCCATGGAGCTTGACACTCCCGAAGATTTTCACGACGCCATCAATCGAATACCCAAACACCTACAAGCATGA
- a CDS encoding thymidylate synthase has protein sequence MRQYLDLLDRILTEGTVKEDRTGTGTISVFGHQMRFNLEEGFPLLTTKKLHLKSIIYELLWFLNGDTNVKYLHDHGVSIWDEWADEEGGLGHIYGYQWRSWPKPDGTSLDQISQVVHDIKHSPNSRRLIVSAWNSGDIENMALPPCHALFQFYVANGKLSCQLYQRSADTFLGVPFNIASYALLTMMMAQVCGLKPGEFVHTLGDTHIYLNHIEQVKLQLTREPRALPRMEINPDVKSIFDFKYEDFTLCDYNPHPHIKGAISV, from the coding sequence ATGAGGCAATATTTAGATTTACTGGATAGGATTTTGACGGAGGGGACGGTGAAAGAGGACCGGACGGGGACGGGAACGATTAGCGTGTTCGGTCACCAGATGCGGTTTAACCTGGAAGAAGGTTTCCCTTTGCTGACCACGAAGAAATTGCATTTGAAGTCAATTATATACGAGTTGTTGTGGTTCCTGAACGGCGATACGAACGTGAAGTATTTGCACGATCACGGGGTGAGTATCTGGGATGAATGGGCAGATGAAGAGGGTGGATTGGGACATATCTATGGTTACCAATGGCGCTCATGGCCTAAGCCGGACGGGACTTCTCTGGATCAGATTTCCCAAGTGGTGCATGACATCAAGCATAGTCCGAATTCCCGTCGGTTGATCGTGAGCGCGTGGAATTCGGGGGATATTGAAAATATGGCATTGCCCCCTTGTCACGCGTTATTTCAGTTTTACGTGGCTAACGGGAAATTGTCCTGCCAATTGTATCAGCGTAGTGCCGATACTTTTTTAGGCGTGCCGTTTAATATTGCCTCGTATGCTTTGTTGACCATGATGATGGCGCAAGTGTGCGGTTTGAAACCGGGAGAATTTGTACATACCTTGGGTGACACGCATATCTACTTGAATCATATCGAACAGGTGAAATTGCAGTTGACACGTGAACCCCGTGCTTTACCCCGGATGGAAATTAACCCGGACGTGAAAAGCATATTCGATTTTAAATACGAAGATTTCACGTTGTGCGATTATAACCCGCATCCACATATAAAGGGGGCGATATCGGTATAA
- a CDS encoding glycosyltransferase family 9 protein: MSVKKVLVIRFRRIGDAVLSVVICSSIRKSFPEAEIHYVLNDHIAPLFENHPDIDKIITFSNEENNHFFKYLRKVRQLMKTERYDVIIDTRATIKTLWFSAFSLRTKYRIGTSKFYNHFFHNYRVRNHVNDDLDEVVRNLLLLQPLEREGKLVMTTDFRLYVTEQETAEFKSYMEQEGINFSRFIVVCTPFTRVARKAWDMAKMKEILSRIIQRYDAQLIFNYSREEKAAALTLYEDMGKDEHIFINIEADSLRKLVSMLETADFFFGNEGGPRHIAQACHLPGLAIYPPWVELPRWLPSNDPRYQSVSPFDMFPGQVIEGRTEKELFDLLSVEYVWERLQPMMDEAFINCAFE; encoded by the coding sequence ATGAGTGTAAAAAAAGTATTGGTGATTCGCTTTAGGAGAATAGGAGATGCGGTATTGTCAGTCGTGATCTGTAGCTCTATTCGAAAAAGTTTTCCGGAGGCGGAGATTCATTACGTGTTGAATGATCATATTGCTCCTTTGTTTGAAAATCATCCGGATATAGATAAGATTATCACCTTTTCAAATGAAGAAAATAATCATTTCTTTAAATACTTGCGAAAAGTCCGGCAGTTGATGAAAACGGAACGCTATGACGTGATCATCGATACTCGTGCCACGATAAAAACTTTATGGTTCAGTGCCTTTTCTTTAAGAACGAAATATCGTATCGGAACATCTAAATTTTATAATCATTTTTTTCATAATTACCGGGTGCGTAATCACGTGAATGATGACTTGGACGAAGTTGTGCGAAATCTGTTATTGTTACAGCCCTTGGAGCGAGAAGGGAAGTTGGTAATGACCACTGATTTCCGGTTGTACGTGACAGAACAGGAAACGGCAGAATTCAAGAGCTACATGGAACAAGAGGGGATTAATTTTTCCCGCTTTATCGTGGTATGTACTCCTTTTACCAGAGTGGCGAGGAAGGCTTGGGATATGGCGAAAATGAAGGAGATATTGTCTCGTATCATTCAGCGTTATGATGCCCAGTTGATTTTTAATTATTCTCGGGAAGAAAAGGCTGCGGCTTTGACATTGTACGAGGATATGGGGAAAGACGAGCATATTTTTATTAATATAGAGGCCGATTCGTTACGGAAATTGGTATCCATGCTGGAAACAGCCGATTTCTTTTTTGGAAATGAAGGTGGCCCCCGGCATATCGCGCAGGCGTGTCACTTGCCGGGACTGGCTATTTACCCGCCTTGGGTTGAACTACCTAGATGGCTGCCGTCCAATGATCCGCGTTATCAGAGCGTGAGTCCTTTTGATATGTTTCCCGGGCAGGTAATTGAGGGGAGAACGGAAAAAGAGTTATTTGATCTACTTTCCGTGGAATACGTGTGGGAACGTCTGCAACCTATGATGGATGAGGCTTTCATTAATTGTGCTTTTGAATGA
- a CDS encoding DUF4254 domain-containing protein: MLFAELCYRIFEESTSCYHVQDCVDADMENPYEYKSIEYYLFLKNWVDAVQWHLEDVIRDPDIDPVKALEIKRRIDRLNQRRTDLVELLDGYFWDKYKNVRILSCATVNTESPAWAIDRLSILCLKIYHMEQEVQRREVAQVHVKECDDKLSVLLEQKRDLILAINQLLEDIETGRKYMKVYKQMKMYNDPELNPVLYRKGQGL, encoded by the coding sequence ATGTTATTTGCAGAATTATGCTATCGGATTTTTGAGGAGAGTACGTCATGTTATCACGTGCAGGATTGTGTTGATGCTGACATGGAAAATCCATACGAGTATAAATCAATCGAATATTATTTATTTCTCAAAAATTGGGTAGATGCAGTCCAGTGGCATTTGGAGGATGTCATTCGAGATCCGGATATAGACCCCGTAAAAGCGTTGGAAATCAAACGACGTATAGATCGGTTGAATCAACGTCGGACGGATTTGGTCGAATTGCTGGATGGATATTTCTGGGATAAATATAAAAACGTGAGAATCTTATCTTGTGCTACCGTGAACACGGAGAGTCCGGCATGGGCGATAGACCGGTTATCTATTTTGTGTTTGAAAATTTATCACATGGAACAGGAGGTGCAGCGTAGAGAGGTTGCTCAAGTACATGTGAAGGAGTGTGATGATAAGCTGAGCGTGTTGCTGGAACAGAAAAGAGATTTAATACTCGCGATCAATCAACTTTTGGAAGATATAGAAACGGGACGTAAATACATGAAAGTCTACAAACAGATGAAAATGTATAACGATCCGGAATTGAATCCCGTATTATATAGAAAAGGGCAAGGATTATGA
- a CDS encoding pyridoxal phosphate-dependent aminotransferase: MGKKIAYLDRNEYNYGPAPEIEKVLRNFDPDKLCFYTRIYDEGKKSILSDYIAELYDIPEKQVILGYGGEDILKQVVHYFLSGGQKQKTLLIPKFSWWYYKSIADEVNGRTIFYPLFEDGNTFKYDIQSIRETVERENPEIVLIASPNNPTGNSLSKEELHEILSFIPRETAIVIDEAYASFSNKDTSYIKPLIEEFPNLLIIRTLSKFYGLPGLRLGFAFIGKNLSSFLNYSTKYLGYNRLSEEIGIAVLKANDYYQNVADLMAEDRETYMREIGALEGFKVYHSEANFILVKYPISLKSQLQNAFKAKDLIIKFMNEEDINTHMRITLGTQKQNRLVIDTIKEVVSTPS, from the coding sequence ATGGGAAAGAAAATTGCATACCTTGACCGCAATGAATACAACTACGGTCCCGCCCCGGAAATTGAAAAAGTCTTAAGAAACTTTGATCCGGACAAATTATGTTTTTACACAAGAATTTACGATGAAGGCAAAAAGAGTATTCTATCCGATTACATCGCCGAACTATATGATATTCCGGAAAAACAAGTCATTTTGGGATATGGTGGAGAAGATATATTAAAACAAGTCGTTCACTACTTCCTATCCGGTGGCCAAAAACAAAAAACACTATTAATCCCTAAATTTTCATGGTGGTACTACAAATCCATCGCAGATGAGGTAAACGGACGAACCATTTTCTACCCGCTATTCGAGGACGGAAACACCTTCAAATATGATATTCAGAGCATCCGGGAAACGGTAGAACGGGAAAACCCGGAAATCGTGTTAATTGCCTCCCCGAACAATCCGACCGGAAATTCCTTGTCAAAAGAAGAGTTACACGAAATTCTCTCCTTTATTCCCCGGGAAACAGCCATTGTCATTGACGAGGCTTACGCGTCTTTTAGCAATAAAGACACATCATACATAAAACCACTCATTGAAGAGTTCCCGAATTTACTGATCATCCGGACCCTCTCCAAGTTCTACGGACTTCCCGGATTACGTCTCGGCTTTGCCTTTATCGGGAAGAATTTGTCCTCGTTCTTGAATTACAGCACGAAATATTTAGGTTATAACCGACTTTCCGAAGAAATCGGTATTGCCGTATTGAAAGCAAACGATTATTATCAGAACGTGGCAGACCTCATGGCAGAAGACCGGGAAACCTATATGCGGGAAATCGGTGCCTTGGAAGGATTCAAAGTGTATCACTCGGAAGCAAACTTTATTCTGGTGAAATACCCGATTTCATTAAAATCCCAATTACAGAACGCGTTCAAAGCGAAAGACCTAATCATCAAGTTCATGAACGAGGAAGATATTAACACGCACATGCGGATCACGTTGGGAACCCAAAAACAAAACCGTTTGGTGATAGACACCATCAAAGAAGTCGTGTCAACCCCATCCTAA
- a CDS encoding M16 family metallopeptidase, which translates to MYQTHIFANGLRLIHNYVPNKAAYCGLIINVGSRDEREDELGMAHFIEHVIFKGTEKRKAYHILSRLEDVGGELNAYTTKEDTCVYATFMAKDYERTLELFADIVFHSVFPEKEIEKEKDVVLDEINSYKDNPGELIFDDFEELIYTGYPIGRNILGDEASVERISRDMVLDFVRRNYFTNRMVISSVGDIPFEKLVRLVEKYFSPYEAGTPLRNRIKPEIYTPRFVEMDRDTHQSHCIIGNIAYDYTEDNRLALSLLMNLLGGTGMNSRLNLNIREKYGLAYNIEASYTPYSDTGVSMIYFGCDPENAEWCLNLCKKEMRALYEEKLGPLQLKRAKAQMVGQLAISSENYENLMLSIGKSFLIYDKVDSLEDIYTQIEEITPELLIRVAKEVFDVEKQSVLLYK; encoded by the coding sequence ATGTATCAAACACATATATTTGCTAATGGATTACGATTAATCCATAACTATGTTCCGAATAAAGCCGCTTATTGCGGGTTGATTATAAACGTGGGGAGCCGGGATGAACGGGAGGATGAACTGGGAATGGCTCATTTTATAGAACACGTGATTTTTAAAGGTACGGAGAAACGTAAAGCCTATCATATATTGAGTCGTCTGGAAGATGTCGGGGGTGAGTTAAATGCTTACACCACGAAGGAGGACACGTGCGTGTATGCCACGTTTATGGCAAAGGATTACGAGCGTACGTTGGAATTGTTTGCCGACATCGTGTTTCATTCTGTGTTCCCGGAGAAGGAGATAGAGAAGGAGAAAGACGTGGTGCTGGATGAGATAAACTCGTACAAGGATAACCCGGGAGAGTTGATTTTCGACGATTTCGAGGAGCTGATTTATACCGGTTACCCGATCGGACGGAATATCTTGGGTGACGAGGCTTCCGTGGAACGGATCTCCCGGGATATGGTGTTGGATTTCGTGAGACGTAATTATTTCACGAACCGGATGGTGATTAGCTCGGTCGGGGATATCCCGTTCGAGAAGTTGGTGCGTCTGGTGGAAAAGTATTTTTCGCCTTACGAGGCCGGAACTCCATTGAGGAACCGGATTAAGCCGGAGATTTACACTCCCCGTTTCGTGGAGATGGATCGGGACACGCACCAAAGTCATTGTATTATCGGGAATATCGCTTACGATTACACGGAGGATAACCGATTGGCGTTATCGCTGTTGATGAACTTGTTGGGAGGGACGGGGATGAATTCCCGTTTGAATTTGAATATCCGTGAAAAGTACGGTTTGGCTTATAATATCGAGGCGTCGTACACGCCTTATTCGGACACGGGGGTATCCATGATTTATTTCGGTTGTGACCCGGAAAATGCCGAATGGTGTCTGAATTTGTGCAAGAAGGAGATGCGGGCCTTGTATGAAGAAAAGTTGGGACCCTTGCAGTTGAAACGGGCAAAGGCTCAGATGGTGGGGCAACTGGCGATCTCGTCGGAGAATTACGAGAACTTGATGTTGTCGATCGGGAAGAGTTTCTTGATTTACGATAAGGTGGATAGCCTTGAAGATATTTATACCCAGATCGAGGAAATTACACCGGAGTTGCTGATCCGGGTGGCGAAGGAGGTCTTCGACGTGGAGAAGCAATCTGTATTACTATATAAATAG